The proteins below are encoded in one region of Lagenorhynchus albirostris chromosome 7, mLagAlb1.1, whole genome shotgun sequence:
- the IL11RA gene encoding interleukin-11 receptor subunit alpha isoform X8, giving the protein MGRAPPISPLSFHWCLGGAAPRRAPGRQGVEAGAEGEDGGRWRRRPQKVRPDGAADEQQLLRAEQGPGGRGYSPGVCLLSLPPGLGPPRGPVWAAWQGHDAVLPWSDCWTPQSALLSPAKQLTMRTSPALGVPARKKTVPGADGQRMSPSTGPWPCPQDPPGAARCVVHGAEFWSQYRINVTEVNPLGASTRLLDVSLQSILRPDPPQGLRVESVPGYPRRLRASWTYPASWPRQPHFLLKFRLQYRPAQHPAWSMVEPAGLEEVITDAVAGLPHAVRVSARDFLDAGTWSAWSPEAWGTPSTGPLPKEIPAGGQQHAQPEEEPQAVSPAPPRPSLLPDPRPLDHRDALEQVAMLASLGIFSFLGLVAGALALGLWLRLRPREKDGPQKSGFLAPMIPVDKLPGVPNL; this is encoded by the exons ATGGGTCGAGCCCCCCCTATTTCACCCCTCTCCTTCCATTGGTGCCTGGGCGGAGCCGCCCCACGGCGTGCCCCAGGGCGGCAGGGAGTAGAGGCCGGGGCAGAGGGTGAGGACGGAGGGcgctggcggcggcggccgcAGAAGGTGAGGCCTGATGGGGCCGCGG ATGAGCAGCAGCTGCTCAGGGCTGAGCAGGGTCCTGGTGGCCGTGGCTACAGCCCTGGTGTCTgcctcctgtccctgcccccaggcctgggGCCCCCCAG GGGTCCAGTATGGGCAGCCTGGCAGGGCCATGACGCTGTGTTGCCCTGGAGTGACTGCTGG ACCCCCCAGTCCGCCCTGTTGTCTCCTGCCAAGCAGCTGACTATGAGAACTTCTCCTGCACTTGGAGTCCCAGCCAG GAAGAAGACGGTACCAGGAGCCGATGGCCAAAG GATGAGTCCATCCACAGGGCCCTGGCCATGCCCACAGGACCCCCCAGGGGCTGCCCGCTGTGTGGTCCATGGGGCAGAGTTCTGGAGCCAGTACCGGATCAATGTGACTGAAGTGAACCCCCTGGGGGCCAGCACACGCCTGCTGGATGTGAGCTTGCAGAGCATCT TGCGCCCTGACCCACCCCAGGGGCTGCGGGTAGAGTCGGTACCTGGCTATCCTCGCCGCCTGCGTGCCAGCTGGACGTACCCTGCCTCCTGGCCCCGCCAGCCCCACTTCCTGCTCAAGTTCCGGCTGCAGTACCGTCCAGCACAGCATCCAGCCTGGTCCATG GTGGAACCGGCTGGATTGGAGGAGGTGATCACGGACGCTGTGGCTGGGCTGCCCCATGCCGTGCGGGTCAGTGCCCGGGACTTTCTGGACGCAGGCACCTGGAGCGCCTGGAGCCCCGAGGCCTGGGGTACTCCGAGCACCG GACCCCTACCGAAGGAGATACCAGCTGGGGGCCAGCAACACGCGCAGCCAGAGGAAGAACCTCAGGCGGTTAGCCCTGCTCCCCCAAGACCGTCCCTCCTACCGGACCCGCGGCCACTTG ACCACAGAGACGCCCTGGAGCAGGTGGCTATGCTGGCATCTTTGGGAATATTCTCTTTCCTGGGACTGGTGGCTGGGGCCCTGGCACTGGGGCTCTG GCTGAGGTTGAGACCACGTGAGAAGGATGGACCCCAAAAGTCTGGGTTCTTGGCCCCGATGATTCCGGTGGACAAGCTTCCAG GAGTCCCAAACCTGTAG
- the IL11RA gene encoding interleukin-11 receptor subunit alpha isoform X10: protein MGLTFLLGGQDEQQLLRAEQGPGGRGYSPGVCLLSLPPGLGPPRGPVWAAWQGHDAVLPWSDCWTPQSALLSPAKQLTMRTSPALGVPARKKTVPGADGQRMSPSTGPWPCPQDPPGAARCVVHGAEFWSQYRINVTEVNPLGASTRLLDVSLQSILRPDPPQGLRVESVPGYPRRLRASWTYPASWPRQPHFLLKFRLQYRPAQHPAWSMVEPAGLEEVITDAVAGLPHAVRVSARDFLDAGTWSAWSPEAWGTPSTGPLPKEIPAGGQQHAQPEEEPQAVSPAPPRPSLLPDPRPLDHRDALEQVAMLASLGIFSFLGLVAGALALGLWLRLRPREKDGPQKSGFLAPMIPVDKLPGVPNL from the exons ATGGGACTGACCTTTCTACTTGGTGGCCAGG ATGAGCAGCAGCTGCTCAGGGCTGAGCAGGGTCCTGGTGGCCGTGGCTACAGCCCTGGTGTCTgcctcctgtccctgcccccaggcctgggGCCCCCCAG GGGTCCAGTATGGGCAGCCTGGCAGGGCCATGACGCTGTGTTGCCCTGGAGTGACTGCTGG ACCCCCCAGTCCGCCCTGTTGTCTCCTGCCAAGCAGCTGACTATGAGAACTTCTCCTGCACTTGGAGTCCCAGCCAG GAAGAAGACGGTACCAGGAGCCGATGGCCAAAG GATGAGTCCATCCACAGGGCCCTGGCCATGCCCACAGGACCCCCCAGGGGCTGCCCGCTGTGTGGTCCATGGGGCAGAGTTCTGGAGCCAGTACCGGATCAATGTGACTGAAGTGAACCCCCTGGGGGCCAGCACACGCCTGCTGGATGTGAGCTTGCAGAGCATCT TGCGCCCTGACCCACCCCAGGGGCTGCGGGTAGAGTCGGTACCTGGCTATCCTCGCCGCCTGCGTGCCAGCTGGACGTACCCTGCCTCCTGGCCCCGCCAGCCCCACTTCCTGCTCAAGTTCCGGCTGCAGTACCGTCCAGCACAGCATCCAGCCTGGTCCATG GTGGAACCGGCTGGATTGGAGGAGGTGATCACGGACGCTGTGGCTGGGCTGCCCCATGCCGTGCGGGTCAGTGCCCGGGACTTTCTGGACGCAGGCACCTGGAGCGCCTGGAGCCCCGAGGCCTGGGGTACTCCGAGCACCG GACCCCTACCGAAGGAGATACCAGCTGGGGGCCAGCAACACGCGCAGCCAGAGGAAGAACCTCAGGCGGTTAGCCCTGCTCCCCCAAGACCGTCCCTCCTACCGGACCCGCGGCCACTTG ACCACAGAGACGCCCTGGAGCAGGTGGCTATGCTGGCATCTTTGGGAATATTCTCTTTCCTGGGACTGGTGGCTGGGGCCCTGGCACTGGGGCTCTG GCTGAGGTTGAGACCACGTGAGAAGGATGGACCCCAAAAGTCTGGGTTCTTGGCCCCGATGATTCCGGTGGACAAGCTTCCAG GAGTCCCAAACCTGTAG
- the IL11RA gene encoding interleukin-11 receptor subunit alpha isoform X1, with amino-acid sequence MGRAPPISPLSFHWCLGGAAPRRAPGRQGVEAGAEGEDGGRWRRRPQKVRPDGAAASACTLAPSGLTGSRPARFQSQAQMSGAEQGARPRREEAWQPEQDEQQLLRAEQGPGGRGYSPGVCLLSLPPGLGPPRAPVSWFRDGETRLLQGPDSDLGHELVLARAESTDEGTYVCRTLDGALGGMVTLQLGYPPVRPVVSCQAADYENFSCTWSPSQVSGLPTRYLTSYRKKTVPGADGQRMSPSTGPWPCPQDPPGAARCVVHGAEFWSQYRINVTEVNPLGASTRLLDVSLQSILRPDPPQGLRVESVPGYPRRLRASWTYPASWPRQPHFLLKFRLQYRPAQHPAWSMVEPAGLEEVITDAVAGLPHAVRVSARDFLDAGTWSAWSPEAWGTPSTGPLPKEIPAGGQQHAQPEEEPQAVSPAPPRPSLLPDPRPLDHRDALEQVAMLASLGIFSFLGLVAGALALGLWLRLRPREKDGPQKSGFLAPMIPVDKLPGVPNL; translated from the exons ATGGGTCGAGCCCCCCCTATTTCACCCCTCTCCTTCCATTGGTGCCTGGGCGGAGCCGCCCCACGGCGTGCCCCAGGGCGGCAGGGAGTAGAGGCCGGGGCAGAGGGTGAGGACGGAGGGcgctggcggcggcggccgcAGAAGGTGAGGCCTGATGGGGCCGCGG CCTCAGCCTGCACCCTAGCCCCATCCGGCCTCACAGGCTCAAGACCAGCAAGATTCCAGAGTCAGGCCCAGATGAGCGGCGCAGAGCAAGGAGCCAGGCCCAGGCGAGAAGAGGCTTGGCAGCCAGAGCAGG ATGAGCAGCAGCTGCTCAGGGCTGAGCAGGGTCCTGGTGGCCGTGGCTACAGCCCTGGTGTCTgcctcctgtccctgcccccaggcctgggGCCCCCCAG GGCCCCGGTGTCCTGGTTTCGGGACGGGGAGACAAGGCTGCTCCAGGGACCTGACTCTGATCTAGGGCACGAACTGGTCCTGGCCCGGGCAGAAAGCACTGACGAGGGCACCTATGTCTGCCGGACCCTGGATGGTGCACTTGGGGGCATGGTGACCCTGCAGCTGGGCT ACCCCCCAGTCCGCCCTGTTGTCTCCTGCCAAGCAGCTGACTATGAGAACTTCTCCTGCACTTGGAGTCCCAGCCAGGTTAGCGGTTTACCCACCCGCTACCTCACCTCCTACAG GAAGAAGACGGTACCAGGAGCCGATGGCCAAAG GATGAGTCCATCCACAGGGCCCTGGCCATGCCCACAGGACCCCCCAGGGGCTGCCCGCTGTGTGGTCCATGGGGCAGAGTTCTGGAGCCAGTACCGGATCAATGTGACTGAAGTGAACCCCCTGGGGGCCAGCACACGCCTGCTGGATGTGAGCTTGCAGAGCATCT TGCGCCCTGACCCACCCCAGGGGCTGCGGGTAGAGTCGGTACCTGGCTATCCTCGCCGCCTGCGTGCCAGCTGGACGTACCCTGCCTCCTGGCCCCGCCAGCCCCACTTCCTGCTCAAGTTCCGGCTGCAGTACCGTCCAGCACAGCATCCAGCCTGGTCCATG GTGGAACCGGCTGGATTGGAGGAGGTGATCACGGACGCTGTGGCTGGGCTGCCCCATGCCGTGCGGGTCAGTGCCCGGGACTTTCTGGACGCAGGCACCTGGAGCGCCTGGAGCCCCGAGGCCTGGGGTACTCCGAGCACCG GACCCCTACCGAAGGAGATACCAGCTGGGGGCCAGCAACACGCGCAGCCAGAGGAAGAACCTCAGGCGGTTAGCCCTGCTCCCCCAAGACCGTCCCTCCTACCGGACCCGCGGCCACTTG ACCACAGAGACGCCCTGGAGCAGGTGGCTATGCTGGCATCTTTGGGAATATTCTCTTTCCTGGGACTGGTGGCTGGGGCCCTGGCACTGGGGCTCTG GCTGAGGTTGAGACCACGTGAGAAGGATGGACCCCAAAAGTCTGGGTTCTTGGCCCCGATGATTCCGGTGGACAAGCTTCCAG GAGTCCCAAACCTGTAG
- the IL11RA gene encoding interleukin-11 receptor subunit alpha isoform X3, producing MGRAPPISPLSFHWCLGGAAPRRAPGRQGVEAGAEGEDGGRWRRRPQKVRPDGAADEQQLLRAEQGPGGRGYSPGVCLLSLPPGLGPPRAPVSWFRDGETRLLQGPDSDLGHELVLARAESTDEGTYVCRTLDGALGGMVTLQLGYPPVRPVVSCQAADYENFSCTWSPSQVSGLPTRYLTSYRKKTVPGADGQRMSPSTGPWPCPQDPPGAARCVVHGAEFWSQYRINVTEVNPLGASTRLLDVSLQSILRPDPPQGLRVESVPGYPRRLRASWTYPASWPRQPHFLLKFRLQYRPAQHPAWSMVEPAGLEEVITDAVAGLPHAVRVSARDFLDAGTWSAWSPEAWGTPSTGPLPKEIPAGGQQHAQPEEEPQAVSPAPPRPSLLPDPRPLDHRDALEQVAMLASLGIFSFLGLVAGALALGLWLRLRPREKDGPQKSGFLAPMIPVDKLPGVPNL from the exons ATGGGTCGAGCCCCCCCTATTTCACCCCTCTCCTTCCATTGGTGCCTGGGCGGAGCCGCCCCACGGCGTGCCCCAGGGCGGCAGGGAGTAGAGGCCGGGGCAGAGGGTGAGGACGGAGGGcgctggcggcggcggccgcAGAAGGTGAGGCCTGATGGGGCCGCGG ATGAGCAGCAGCTGCTCAGGGCTGAGCAGGGTCCTGGTGGCCGTGGCTACAGCCCTGGTGTCTgcctcctgtccctgcccccaggcctgggGCCCCCCAG GGCCCCGGTGTCCTGGTTTCGGGACGGGGAGACAAGGCTGCTCCAGGGACCTGACTCTGATCTAGGGCACGAACTGGTCCTGGCCCGGGCAGAAAGCACTGACGAGGGCACCTATGTCTGCCGGACCCTGGATGGTGCACTTGGGGGCATGGTGACCCTGCAGCTGGGCT ACCCCCCAGTCCGCCCTGTTGTCTCCTGCCAAGCAGCTGACTATGAGAACTTCTCCTGCACTTGGAGTCCCAGCCAGGTTAGCGGTTTACCCACCCGCTACCTCACCTCCTACAG GAAGAAGACGGTACCAGGAGCCGATGGCCAAAG GATGAGTCCATCCACAGGGCCCTGGCCATGCCCACAGGACCCCCCAGGGGCTGCCCGCTGTGTGGTCCATGGGGCAGAGTTCTGGAGCCAGTACCGGATCAATGTGACTGAAGTGAACCCCCTGGGGGCCAGCACACGCCTGCTGGATGTGAGCTTGCAGAGCATCT TGCGCCCTGACCCACCCCAGGGGCTGCGGGTAGAGTCGGTACCTGGCTATCCTCGCCGCCTGCGTGCCAGCTGGACGTACCCTGCCTCCTGGCCCCGCCAGCCCCACTTCCTGCTCAAGTTCCGGCTGCAGTACCGTCCAGCACAGCATCCAGCCTGGTCCATG GTGGAACCGGCTGGATTGGAGGAGGTGATCACGGACGCTGTGGCTGGGCTGCCCCATGCCGTGCGGGTCAGTGCCCGGGACTTTCTGGACGCAGGCACCTGGAGCGCCTGGAGCCCCGAGGCCTGGGGTACTCCGAGCACCG GACCCCTACCGAAGGAGATACCAGCTGGGGGCCAGCAACACGCGCAGCCAGAGGAAGAACCTCAGGCGGTTAGCCCTGCTCCCCCAAGACCGTCCCTCCTACCGGACCCGCGGCCACTTG ACCACAGAGACGCCCTGGAGCAGGTGGCTATGCTGGCATCTTTGGGAATATTCTCTTTCCTGGGACTGGTGGCTGGGGCCCTGGCACTGGGGCTCTG GCTGAGGTTGAGACCACGTGAGAAGGATGGACCCCAAAAGTCTGGGTTCTTGGCCCCGATGATTCCGGTGGACAAGCTTCCAG GAGTCCCAAACCTGTAG
- the IL11RA gene encoding interleukin-11 receptor subunit alpha isoform X5, whose protein sequence is MGPRMSSSCSGLSRVLVAVATALVSASCPCPQAWGPPGVQYGQPGRAMTLCCPGVTAGAPVSWFRDGETRLLQGPDSDLGHELVLARAESTDEGTYVCRTLDGALGGMVTLQLGYPPVRPVVSCQAADYENFSCTWSPSQVSGLPTRYLTSYRKKTVPGADGQRMSPSTGPWPCPQDPPGAARCVVHGAEFWSQYRINVTEVNPLGASTRLLDVSLQSILRPDPPQGLRVESVPGYPRRLRASWTYPASWPRQPHFLLKFRLQYRPAQHPAWSMVEPAGLEEVITDAVAGLPHAVRVSARDFLDAGTWSAWSPEAWGTPSTGPLPKEIPAGGQQHAQPEEEPQAVSPAPPRPSLLPDPRPLDHRDALEQVAMLASLGIFSFLGLVAGALALGLWLRLRPREKDGPQKSGFLAPMIPVDKLPGVPNL, encoded by the exons ATGGGGCCGCGG ATGAGCAGCAGCTGCTCAGGGCTGAGCAGGGTCCTGGTGGCCGTGGCTACAGCCCTGGTGTCTgcctcctgtccctgcccccaggcctgggGCCCCCCAG GGGTCCAGTATGGGCAGCCTGGCAGGGCCATGACGCTGTGTTGCCCTGGAGTGACTGCTGG GGCCCCGGTGTCCTGGTTTCGGGACGGGGAGACAAGGCTGCTCCAGGGACCTGACTCTGATCTAGGGCACGAACTGGTCCTGGCCCGGGCAGAAAGCACTGACGAGGGCACCTATGTCTGCCGGACCCTGGATGGTGCACTTGGGGGCATGGTGACCCTGCAGCTGGGCT ACCCCCCAGTCCGCCCTGTTGTCTCCTGCCAAGCAGCTGACTATGAGAACTTCTCCTGCACTTGGAGTCCCAGCCAGGTTAGCGGTTTACCCACCCGCTACCTCACCTCCTACAG GAAGAAGACGGTACCAGGAGCCGATGGCCAAAG GATGAGTCCATCCACAGGGCCCTGGCCATGCCCACAGGACCCCCCAGGGGCTGCCCGCTGTGTGGTCCATGGGGCAGAGTTCTGGAGCCAGTACCGGATCAATGTGACTGAAGTGAACCCCCTGGGGGCCAGCACACGCCTGCTGGATGTGAGCTTGCAGAGCATCT TGCGCCCTGACCCACCCCAGGGGCTGCGGGTAGAGTCGGTACCTGGCTATCCTCGCCGCCTGCGTGCCAGCTGGACGTACCCTGCCTCCTGGCCCCGCCAGCCCCACTTCCTGCTCAAGTTCCGGCTGCAGTACCGTCCAGCACAGCATCCAGCCTGGTCCATG GTGGAACCGGCTGGATTGGAGGAGGTGATCACGGACGCTGTGGCTGGGCTGCCCCATGCCGTGCGGGTCAGTGCCCGGGACTTTCTGGACGCAGGCACCTGGAGCGCCTGGAGCCCCGAGGCCTGGGGTACTCCGAGCACCG GACCCCTACCGAAGGAGATACCAGCTGGGGGCCAGCAACACGCGCAGCCAGAGGAAGAACCTCAGGCGGTTAGCCCTGCTCCCCCAAGACCGTCCCTCCTACCGGACCCGCGGCCACTTG ACCACAGAGACGCCCTGGAGCAGGTGGCTATGCTGGCATCTTTGGGAATATTCTCTTTCCTGGGACTGGTGGCTGGGGCCCTGGCACTGGGGCTCTG GCTGAGGTTGAGACCACGTGAGAAGGATGGACCCCAAAAGTCTGGGTTCTTGGCCCCGATGATTCCGGTGGACAAGCTTCCAG GAGTCCCAAACCTGTAG
- the IL11RA gene encoding interleukin-11 receptor subunit alpha isoform X7 → MGLTFLLGGQDEQQLLRAEQGPGGRGYSPGVCLLSLPPGLGPPRAPVSWFRDGETRLLQGPDSDLGHELVLARAESTDEGTYVCRTLDGALGGMVTLQLGYPPVRPVVSCQAADYENFSCTWSPSQVSGLPTRYLTSYRKKTVPGADGQRMSPSTGPWPCPQDPPGAARCVVHGAEFWSQYRINVTEVNPLGASTRLLDVSLQSILRPDPPQGLRVESVPGYPRRLRASWTYPASWPRQPHFLLKFRLQYRPAQHPAWSMVEPAGLEEVITDAVAGLPHAVRVSARDFLDAGTWSAWSPEAWGTPSTGPLPKEIPAGGQQHAQPEEEPQAVSPAPPRPSLLPDPRPLDHRDALEQVAMLASLGIFSFLGLVAGALALGLWLRLRPREKDGPQKSGFLAPMIPVDKLPGVPNL, encoded by the exons ATGGGACTGACCTTTCTACTTGGTGGCCAGG ATGAGCAGCAGCTGCTCAGGGCTGAGCAGGGTCCTGGTGGCCGTGGCTACAGCCCTGGTGTCTgcctcctgtccctgcccccaggcctgggGCCCCCCAG GGCCCCGGTGTCCTGGTTTCGGGACGGGGAGACAAGGCTGCTCCAGGGACCTGACTCTGATCTAGGGCACGAACTGGTCCTGGCCCGGGCAGAAAGCACTGACGAGGGCACCTATGTCTGCCGGACCCTGGATGGTGCACTTGGGGGCATGGTGACCCTGCAGCTGGGCT ACCCCCCAGTCCGCCCTGTTGTCTCCTGCCAAGCAGCTGACTATGAGAACTTCTCCTGCACTTGGAGTCCCAGCCAGGTTAGCGGTTTACCCACCCGCTACCTCACCTCCTACAG GAAGAAGACGGTACCAGGAGCCGATGGCCAAAG GATGAGTCCATCCACAGGGCCCTGGCCATGCCCACAGGACCCCCCAGGGGCTGCCCGCTGTGTGGTCCATGGGGCAGAGTTCTGGAGCCAGTACCGGATCAATGTGACTGAAGTGAACCCCCTGGGGGCCAGCACACGCCTGCTGGATGTGAGCTTGCAGAGCATCT TGCGCCCTGACCCACCCCAGGGGCTGCGGGTAGAGTCGGTACCTGGCTATCCTCGCCGCCTGCGTGCCAGCTGGACGTACCCTGCCTCCTGGCCCCGCCAGCCCCACTTCCTGCTCAAGTTCCGGCTGCAGTACCGTCCAGCACAGCATCCAGCCTGGTCCATG GTGGAACCGGCTGGATTGGAGGAGGTGATCACGGACGCTGTGGCTGGGCTGCCCCATGCCGTGCGGGTCAGTGCCCGGGACTTTCTGGACGCAGGCACCTGGAGCGCCTGGAGCCCCGAGGCCTGGGGTACTCCGAGCACCG GACCCCTACCGAAGGAGATACCAGCTGGGGGCCAGCAACACGCGCAGCCAGAGGAAGAACCTCAGGCGGTTAGCCCTGCTCCCCCAAGACCGTCCCTCCTACCGGACCCGCGGCCACTTG ACCACAGAGACGCCCTGGAGCAGGTGGCTATGCTGGCATCTTTGGGAATATTCTCTTTCCTGGGACTGGTGGCTGGGGCCCTGGCACTGGGGCTCTG GCTGAGGTTGAGACCACGTGAGAAGGATGGACCCCAAAAGTCTGGGTTCTTGGCCCCGATGATTCCGGTGGACAAGCTTCCAG GAGTCCCAAACCTGTAG
- the IL11RA gene encoding interleukin-11 receptor subunit alpha isoform X4: protein MGLTFLLGGQASACTLAPSGLTGSRPARFQSQAQMSGAEQGARPRREEAWQPEQDEQQLLRAEQGPGGRGYSPGVCLLSLPPGLGPPRAPVSWFRDGETRLLQGPDSDLGHELVLARAESTDEGTYVCRTLDGALGGMVTLQLGYPPVRPVVSCQAADYENFSCTWSPSQVSGLPTRYLTSYRKKTVPGADGQRMSPSTGPWPCPQDPPGAARCVVHGAEFWSQYRINVTEVNPLGASTRLLDVSLQSILRPDPPQGLRVESVPGYPRRLRASWTYPASWPRQPHFLLKFRLQYRPAQHPAWSMVEPAGLEEVITDAVAGLPHAVRVSARDFLDAGTWSAWSPEAWGTPSTGPLPKEIPAGGQQHAQPEEEPQAVSPAPPRPSLLPDPRPLDHRDALEQVAMLASLGIFSFLGLVAGALALGLWLRLRPREKDGPQKSGFLAPMIPVDKLPGVPNL from the exons ATGGGACTGACCTTTCTACTTGGTGGCCAGG CCTCAGCCTGCACCCTAGCCCCATCCGGCCTCACAGGCTCAAGACCAGCAAGATTCCAGAGTCAGGCCCAGATGAGCGGCGCAGAGCAAGGAGCCAGGCCCAGGCGAGAAGAGGCTTGGCAGCCAGAGCAGG ATGAGCAGCAGCTGCTCAGGGCTGAGCAGGGTCCTGGTGGCCGTGGCTACAGCCCTGGTGTCTgcctcctgtccctgcccccaggcctgggGCCCCCCAG GGCCCCGGTGTCCTGGTTTCGGGACGGGGAGACAAGGCTGCTCCAGGGACCTGACTCTGATCTAGGGCACGAACTGGTCCTGGCCCGGGCAGAAAGCACTGACGAGGGCACCTATGTCTGCCGGACCCTGGATGGTGCACTTGGGGGCATGGTGACCCTGCAGCTGGGCT ACCCCCCAGTCCGCCCTGTTGTCTCCTGCCAAGCAGCTGACTATGAGAACTTCTCCTGCACTTGGAGTCCCAGCCAGGTTAGCGGTTTACCCACCCGCTACCTCACCTCCTACAG GAAGAAGACGGTACCAGGAGCCGATGGCCAAAG GATGAGTCCATCCACAGGGCCCTGGCCATGCCCACAGGACCCCCCAGGGGCTGCCCGCTGTGTGGTCCATGGGGCAGAGTTCTGGAGCCAGTACCGGATCAATGTGACTGAAGTGAACCCCCTGGGGGCCAGCACACGCCTGCTGGATGTGAGCTTGCAGAGCATCT TGCGCCCTGACCCACCCCAGGGGCTGCGGGTAGAGTCGGTACCTGGCTATCCTCGCCGCCTGCGTGCCAGCTGGACGTACCCTGCCTCCTGGCCCCGCCAGCCCCACTTCCTGCTCAAGTTCCGGCTGCAGTACCGTCCAGCACAGCATCCAGCCTGGTCCATG GTGGAACCGGCTGGATTGGAGGAGGTGATCACGGACGCTGTGGCTGGGCTGCCCCATGCCGTGCGGGTCAGTGCCCGGGACTTTCTGGACGCAGGCACCTGGAGCGCCTGGAGCCCCGAGGCCTGGGGTACTCCGAGCACCG GACCCCTACCGAAGGAGATACCAGCTGGGGGCCAGCAACACGCGCAGCCAGAGGAAGAACCTCAGGCGGTTAGCCCTGCTCCCCCAAGACCGTCCCTCCTACCGGACCCGCGGCCACTTG ACCACAGAGACGCCCTGGAGCAGGTGGCTATGCTGGCATCTTTGGGAATATTCTCTTTCCTGGGACTGGTGGCTGGGGCCCTGGCACTGGGGCTCTG GCTGAGGTTGAGACCACGTGAGAAGGATGGACCCCAAAAGTCTGGGTTCTTGGCCCCGATGATTCCGGTGGACAAGCTTCCAG GAGTCCCAAACCTGTAG
- the IL11RA gene encoding interleukin-11 receptor subunit alpha isoform X9: MGRAPPISPLSFHWCLGGAAPRRAPGRQGVEAGAEGEDGGRWRRRPQKVRPDGAAASACTLAPSGLTGSRPARFQSQAQMSGAEQGARPRREEAWQPEQDEQQLLRAEQGPGGRGYSPGVCLLSLPPGLGPPRAPVSWFRDGETRLLQGPDSDLGHELVLARAESTDEGTYVCRTLDGALGGMVTLQLGYPPVRPVVSCQAADYENFSCTWSPSQVSGLPTRYLTSYRKKTVPGADGQRMSPSTGPWPCPQDPPGAARCVVHGAEFWSQYRINVTEVNPLGASTRLLDVSLQSILRPDPPQGLRVESVPGYPRRLRASWTYPASWPRQPHFLLKFRLQYRPAQHPAWSMVRPLECVPVWGCGSCL; this comes from the exons ATGGGTCGAGCCCCCCCTATTTCACCCCTCTCCTTCCATTGGTGCCTGGGCGGAGCCGCCCCACGGCGTGCCCCAGGGCGGCAGGGAGTAGAGGCCGGGGCAGAGGGTGAGGACGGAGGGcgctggcggcggcggccgcAGAAGGTGAGGCCTGATGGGGCCGCGG CCTCAGCCTGCACCCTAGCCCCATCCGGCCTCACAGGCTCAAGACCAGCAAGATTCCAGAGTCAGGCCCAGATGAGCGGCGCAGAGCAAGGAGCCAGGCCCAGGCGAGAAGAGGCTTGGCAGCCAGAGCAGG ATGAGCAGCAGCTGCTCAGGGCTGAGCAGGGTCCTGGTGGCCGTGGCTACAGCCCTGGTGTCTgcctcctgtccctgcccccaggcctgggGCCCCCCAG GGCCCCGGTGTCCTGGTTTCGGGACGGGGAGACAAGGCTGCTCCAGGGACCTGACTCTGATCTAGGGCACGAACTGGTCCTGGCCCGGGCAGAAAGCACTGACGAGGGCACCTATGTCTGCCGGACCCTGGATGGTGCACTTGGGGGCATGGTGACCCTGCAGCTGGGCT ACCCCCCAGTCCGCCCTGTTGTCTCCTGCCAAGCAGCTGACTATGAGAACTTCTCCTGCACTTGGAGTCCCAGCCAGGTTAGCGGTTTACCCACCCGCTACCTCACCTCCTACAG GAAGAAGACGGTACCAGGAGCCGATGGCCAAAG GATGAGTCCATCCACAGGGCCCTGGCCATGCCCACAGGACCCCCCAGGGGCTGCCCGCTGTGTGGTCCATGGGGCAGAGTTCTGGAGCCAGTACCGGATCAATGTGACTGAAGTGAACCCCCTGGGGGCCAGCACACGCCTGCTGGATGTGAGCTTGCAGAGCATCT TGCGCCCTGACCCACCCCAGGGGCTGCGGGTAGAGTCGGTACCTGGCTATCCTCGCCGCCTGCGTGCCAGCTGGACGTACCCTGCCTCCTGGCCCCGCCAGCCCCACTTCCTGCTCAAGTTCCGGCTGCAGTACCGTCCAGCACAGCATCCAGCCTGGTCCATGGTGAGGCCCTTGGAGTGCGTCCCAGTCTGGGGCTGTGGGTCCTGTCTCTAG